From a region of the Lentilactobacillus curieae genome:
- a CDS encoding S1C family serine protease, with product MATSNGFGKIVLTALVAGALGGAVTYGGVSYFNNQDGGTTSELTTNSSGAAKVSNVKVNLNTQSEKAFNSTKNAVVSVINLQKENTSSSGGLAGLFGSIEGDSGSSSKSDSGKLEAASEGSGVVYKKNGNTAYIVTNNHVISGSNSLEIILSDGSKVGAEIVGKDSVTDLAVLKVKSNKIKTVASFGNSDNIKVAEPVLAIGSPLGSQYATSVTQGIISAKKREVAQTNSNGQAIGNATVIQTDAAINPGNSGGPLINMDGQVVGINSMKLAQDQEGTSVEGMGFAIPSNEVVRIINQLISGGKVVRPALGIEYVDLANISEKQQRSILKLPSSVSTGVVVFKVSSGSPAAKAGLKKYDVITELDGKKITEQTAIRDILYQHKLGDSISITYYHNGSQKTGQVKLTQKSNLNS from the coding sequence ATGGCAACAAGTAATGGTTTTGGAAAAATCGTGCTGACTGCGTTGGTTGCCGGTGCACTTGGTGGCGCGGTAACTTATGGTGGCGTTTCGTATTTCAATAACCAAGATGGCGGAACAACGTCTGAATTAACTACAAATAGTTCTGGAGCGGCGAAAGTAAGTAATGTTAAGGTCAATCTGAATACCCAATCAGAAAAGGCTTTTAATTCTACTAAAAATGCTGTGGTCTCCGTTATTAATCTGCAGAAGGAAAATACTAGTTCTTCTGGAGGATTAGCTGGACTGTTTGGGAGCATTGAGGGCGATAGTGGATCGAGTTCTAAGAGCGATTCAGGCAAGCTAGAGGCCGCCAGTGAAGGTTCGGGTGTAGTTTACAAGAAGAATGGTAATACGGCTTATATCGTAACTAATAACCACGTTATCAGCGGTTCAAATTCTTTGGAAATTATCCTCAGTGATGGATCTAAGGTTGGTGCCGAAATTGTTGGTAAGGATTCAGTTACCGATTTAGCTGTACTGAAAGTTAAGTCTAATAAGATTAAGACCGTAGCTTCGTTTGGTAATTCTGATAATATCAAGGTTGCTGAACCAGTGCTTGCTATTGGTTCACCACTTGGCTCACAATACGCAACATCTGTTACCCAAGGGATCATTTCTGCTAAAAAACGTGAGGTTGCCCAAACCAACTCTAATGGTCAAGCAATCGGAAACGCAACGGTTATTCAGACTGATGCAGCTATCAACCCAGGTAACTCTGGTGGTCCATTAATCAATATGGATGGCCAAGTAGTTGGGATCAATTCAATGAAGCTAGCTCAGGATCAAGAAGGAACTAGCGTTGAGGGAATGGGCTTTGCAATTCCTTCCAATGAAGTTGTGAGAATCATTAATCAATTGATATCTGGTGGTAAGGTGGTAAGACCTGCACTGGGAATTGAATATGTTGATTTAGCTAATATCTCTGAGAAACAACAGAGGTCGATTCTGAAATTGCCTAGTTCAGTATCCACTGGAGTGGTAGTCTTTAAGGTTTCATCAGGTTCTCCAGCAGCAAAGGCTGGTTTGAAGAAGTACGATGTGATTACTGAGCTTGATGGTAAAAAAATTACTGAGCAGACAGCGATTAGAGATATTCTCTATCAACACAAACTTGGTGATTCGATTTCGATAACTTACTATCACAATGGTTCGCAAAAAACCGGCCAAGTTAAGTTAACTCAAAAATCAAACCTAAATAGTTAA